A DNA window from Altererythrobacter sp. B11 contains the following coding sequences:
- a CDS encoding DHA2 family efflux MFS transporter permease subunit: protein MQVLDTTIANVSLPTIAGSLGVSSDTGTWIITAFAVANGVTVPLTGWLMQRFGVVRTFTFSALAFTFASFLCGIAWSLSSLVLFRVLQGAVSGPMIPGSQALLLMIFPAEKRGTALGIWSAMTLAAPIFGPVLGGYISDNYHWSWIFLINLPLGIATGTITWLLLSKRDTPTRKLPIDKVGLMLLTFWVFSMQTMLDLGKDRDWFHSTLIVVLGLCAAIGFVAWVIWELTDRHPAVDLTIFKSRNFLLGTVALCFGYALLFANNLLLPLWLQEYMGYTATWAGLVAAPAGTVAVLTTPLISKFKIDSRIMATISFLCFGASFLMRSWYPPDASFFALAAPLALQGVAMTTFFVPLLAIMLDGLPPERVPSATGISNFARITAGSFAASLVTTLWDRREALHQTRLAEAGSPYNPVFRGAVEQLGHAGMSEHQAMGAIGRTITEQGYLLASVDIFWASGWISLLLIGFVWFARKPTGPRHAVAAD, encoded by the coding sequence ATGCAGGTGCTGGATACCACGATCGCCAATGTCTCCCTGCCCACTATCGCCGGGAGCCTGGGCGTATCGAGCGACACGGGCACCTGGATCATCACCGCCTTCGCCGTGGCCAATGGCGTCACCGTGCCGCTGACCGGCTGGCTGATGCAGCGCTTCGGCGTGGTGCGTACCTTCACCTTCTCCGCCCTCGCCTTCACCTTCGCCTCGTTCCTGTGCGGCATCGCCTGGAGCCTGTCCTCGCTGGTGCTGTTCCGCGTGCTGCAGGGCGCGGTCAGCGGCCCGATGATCCCGGGCAGCCAGGCGCTGCTGCTGATGATCTTCCCGGCCGAGAAGCGCGGCACGGCGCTGGGCATCTGGTCGGCGATGACGCTCGCCGCGCCGATCTTCGGGCCGGTGCTGGGCGGCTACATCTCCGACAATTACCACTGGAGCTGGATCTTCCTCATCAACCTGCCGCTCGGCATCGCCACCGGCACGATCACCTGGCTGCTGCTCTCCAAGCGTGACACGCCCACCCGCAAGCTGCCGATCGACAAGGTGGGGCTGATGCTGCTGACCTTCTGGGTGTTCAGCATGCAAACCATGCTCGACCTCGGCAAGGACCGCGACTGGTTTCACAGCACGCTGATCGTGGTGCTGGGGCTGTGCGCCGCCATCGGCTTCGTTGCCTGGGTGATCTGGGAACTGACCGACCGCCATCCGGCGGTGGACCTTACCATCTTCAAGTCGCGCAACTTCCTGCTGGGCACGGTCGCGCTGTGCTTCGGCTATGCGCTGCTGTTCGCAAACAATCTGCTGCTGCCGCTGTGGCTGCAGGAATATATGGGCTACACCGCCACCTGGGCTGGGCTGGTGGCCGCGCCGGCGGGCACGGTGGCCGTGCTCACCACGCCGCTGATCAGCAAGTTCAAGATCGATTCGCGGATCATGGCGACGATCTCCTTCCTGTGCTTCGGCGCATCCTTCCTGATGCGCAGCTGGTATCCCCCCGATGCGAGCTTCTTCGCGCTGGCGGCGCCGCTGGCGCTGCAGGGCGTGGCGATGACGACCTTCTTCGTCCCGCTACTGGCGATCATGCTGGACGGCCTGCCACCAGAGCGGGTGCCGTCGGCCACCGGCATTTCCAACTTCGCGCGCATCACCGCGGGCAGCTTCGCCGCATCGCTGGTGACCACGCTGTGGGACCGGCGGGAGGCGCTGCACCAGACGCGGCTGGCCGAAGCGGGCAGCCCCTACAACCCCGTCTTCCGCGGCGCCGTGGAGCAGCTGGGCCACGCCGGGATGAGCGAGCATCAGGCCATGGGCGCGATCGGCCGCACCATTACCGAGCAAGGCTATCTCCTCGCCTCGGTGGACATCTTCTGGGCCTCCGGCTGGATCTCGCTGCTGCTGATCGGCTTCGTCTGGTTCGCCCGCAAGCCCACCGGCCCCCGCCACGCCGTCGCGGCGGACTGA